The Thermodesulfovibrio sp. 3462-1 genome contains the following window.
GCAGAGGACATTTCCTCCACCAAAAGAAATTTCAGAAAAAGCTTATATTAAAAGCATGGCTGAGTATGAGGCAATATATAAAAGGTCAGTAGAAGATCCTGAAGGTTTCTGGGCAGAGATAGCAGAGCAAAATATTTCATGGTATAAAAAGTGGGATAAAGTCCTTGATTACGATTTTAATAAGCCGTATATAAAGTGGTTTATAAATGGAAAGCTCAATGTATCCTACAACTGCCTTGACCGTAATCTTGATTCTTTAAGAAACAAAGCAGCCCTCATATGGGAAGCAGACGATGGAGAAGTAAGGACTTATACCTACTGGCAACTTTACAGAGAAGTCAACAGATTTGCCAATGTTTTAAAAAAATTGGGGATAAAAAAGGGCGACAGAGTAGCTGTTTATCTTCCCATGATACCTGAGCTTCCAATTACAATGCTTGCCTGCGCAAGGATTGGAGCAATTCACAGTGTTGTATTTGCAGGATTCTCAGCTCAGTCTCTCAGAGACAGAATCAATGACTGCGGAGCAAAAATTTTAATAACAGCGAATCAGGGAGTAAGAGGTGGAAGAATTGTTCCCTTAAAAGCAAATACTGATCAGGCATTGGAAGGAACACCATCTATAGAAAAAGTCATAGTTGTTAAAAGAACACCAAATTTTGTTGATATGGACCCTCAAAGAGATTTTTGGTGGCATGACCTTATGAATGATCCTGAAATTAGCAATTATTGTGAACCAGAAGTGATGGATGCGGAAGATCCTCTTTTTATACTTTACACATCGGGTTCAACAGGAAAACCAAAGGGAGTTCTTCATACTACAGGTGGATACTTAGTTTATGTAAATATCACCTTCAAGTGGGTTTTTGACTATAAACCTGAAGAAACATTTTTTTGTACAGCAGACATTGGATGGGTAACAGGACATAGTTATATTGTTTATGGTCCATTGAGTGCTGGAGCAACATCTCTTATGTTTGAAGGTGTTCCCACATATCCAAATCCTGGTAGATTTTGGGAAATTGTTGAAAAACATAGAGTAAACATATTTTATACAGCACCTACAGCAATCAGAGCACTCATGAGAGAAGGACAGCAGTGGCCCTACAAATATGATCTTTCAAGTTTGAGAATCCTTGGAACAGTTGGAGAACCAATTAATCCAGAGGCATGGATGTGGTATTACAACCATGTGGGAAGACAGCGTTGCCCTATAGTTGATACATGGTGGCAGACTGAGACAGGCGGATTTATGATTACACCTTTACCTGGGGCAATGACTCTTAAACCTGGCTCAGCTACAAGGCCATTTTTTGGAGTTGTTCCAAAAGTGCTTAAGGAAGATGGTTCTCCTGCAGGGGTTAATGAAGGAGGATATCTTGTAATTGAAAAACCATGGCCAGGAATGCTTAGAGGAACATGGGGAGATCCTGAAAATAAGAGAATCAAAGAAGTTTATTTCTCAAGATTTCCAGGAAAATACTTTACAGGAGATGGAGCCAGAGTTGATGAAGATGGAGATTACTGGCTAATGGGAAGAATTGATGATGTTATAAATGTATCTGGTCACAGAATAGGAACAGCAGAGGTCGAATCTGCTCTGGTTGCTCATCCTGCAGTTGCAGAGGCTGCTGTCGTAGGATTCCCTCATGAAATAAAAGGTGAAGGAATTTATGTTTATGTTGTTTTAAAAGAAGGATATGAACCATCAAAGGATTTGGAAAAATTACTGATTTCTCATATAAGGCAGATGATAGGACCCATTGCTACACCAGATAAAATCCAGTTTGCAGGAGGACTTCCAAAAACAAGAAGTGGTAAAATTATGAGAAGAATCTTAAGGAAAATAGCCTCAGGTTCAATTGAAGAGCTTGGCGATACATCCACTCTTGCAGATCCTTCTGTTGTAGAGGAATTAGTTTCTGGCCGAAAATAATATTTCAAAAGTAGTGGGGTAATTTCAAGTTACCCCACTACTTTTTTCATTGAAAAAATTCCCTCGATTTGATAACATTTTCATAATGTTAAAAGAAGGTTCAATAGTTGAAGCACCCTTTTGGCCAGAACCTGTTGAAATTAAAAAGATTGAAGAAAGAAGCAATGGTCTTAACATAATTGGTTCTACTCTTTATTCACGCTCTCATGTAGATGATATAATCCCTTATGATGAAGTGAAAAAGATAAAAACTAAAGATTTTTTACTTACCTTTACAGGTAATGCTGAGGAAGTATTCCTGGCTATTGAGTATTTGCGTTTTTGTTATGCTTCGCTTTTTGACCCTTTTTTAGCAATGAATATCTCCAAAATTGATCCTCTTCCTTTTCAAATAGAGGCTGTTTATGGTTATGTGCTCAAATTACCAAAGATAAGGTTTTTAATAGCTGATGACCCTGGTGCTGGTAAAACCATAATGGCAGGATTGATTGTTAAAGAACTTAAACTAAGAGGAATAATCAATCGCATACTTATTGTAGTGCCTGGACATCTTAAAGATCAGTGGAGGCGAGAGCTTAAAGAAAAATTTCAAGAGACCTTTACAGTGGTAACTCGTCAGGTAATGGATGCCCATTATGGAGAAAATATATGGGAAAGAGAAAATCAGATTATAACTTCAATTGATTTTTTAAGACAGGAAGATATTTTAAAAACTCTAACTACTATTCACTGGGATTTAGTGATTGCTGATGAAGCTCATAAAATGGCTGCATACAGTTATGCAAACCGAGTATCAAAAACACATAGATATAAAGTAGGTGAAGTTTTATCAAAAAATACAAAACATTTTCTATTTTTAACAGCTACACCTCACAAGGGCGATCCTGAAAACTATAGACTTTTGCTTGACCTTTTAGAACCTGGATTTTTTGCTACCACAGAGATGGTTCAGGAATCAATACAAAAAAGCGAAAATCCTCTGTTTATAAGAAGGCTTAAAGAAGACCTTAGAGATTTTGAAGGTAAACCTCTTTTCACTAACCGTTATGCAAAAACACTTAAATTTAGACTATCTGAGAGAGAAAAGATTCTTTACAATAAGGTTTCTGAATATGTTTTATCGCAATACAACAAGGCAATACAGTCAGACAAGAGAAAAAATGTCGCATTTGCTCTTGTTATTTTACAGAGAAGGCTTGCATCAAGCATCTATGCTCTCAACTGTTCTTTAAGAAGAAGAAAACAAAAGCTTGAGCAATTGTCTGATATTAAGCCAGAGGTTGTTTTTATAAATATGGACAAATATGAAGACTATGAAGACTACGAAGAAGCAGAAAGATGGCAAGAAGAAAACAACTGGGAAACCCTGAGTGTTGCTAAAAACAGAGAAGAATTAAAGATGGAGATTCAAATCTTAAATGAGTTGATAAACCTATCAGAAGAACTTATAAGGAATGAAGAGGAAGTCAAGCTAAAACAACTCAGAGAGGCAATAAAAGAAGGTTTCAAGAAAATAGAGGAAATCAATGGAAACAAAAAGATTATCATTTTTACTGAATCTAAAGACACAATGGATTACCTTTATAAAAAGATAAAATCCTGGGGCTACTCTGTCAACTTTATTCATGGTGGAATGGCTCTTGAGCAAAGGATTGAAGCTGAAAAGATATTTAAAAATCAGACAGAGGTGATGGTTGCTACAGAAGCAGCAGGTGAGGGTATAAATCTTCAATTCTGTCACATAATGATTAATTATGATATTCCATGGAATCCAAACAGACTTGAGCAGAGAATAGGAAGAATTCATAGATACGGACAGAACAAGGACGTGTTTATGTTTAATCTTGTTGCTGAAGATACTCGTGAAGGAGAGGTTTTCTCAAAACTCTTTGATAAACTTGATGAAATAAAAGAAGCTCTTGGCACAGATAAAGTGTTTGACATAATTGGTGATGTATTTTACGGAAAAAATCTTTATCAACTTATAGTTGATGCAATAACTCAGGCAAAAACAATAGATGAGATCATAAAAGAAATTGACATCAAGATAGATGAAAATTACATAAGAGAGATTAAGGAAGTGCTTGGTGAAAGCCTTGCAACCAGACACATTGACTACACAAGAATTAAAGAAATGGCAGAGAAAGCAAAAGAGCTGAGGCTCATACCTGAGTATGTGGAGGAATATTTTAAGAAAGCTTTTGAAAAAGCTGGTGGAAAATATAAAAAACGAAAAGACGGATTTTTAAGTATAGAGCTTATTCCTTATGAGATAAAACAGATTGCCAGTGATACTAATTTTAAAAATAAATTTGGATTAATAATGTCTTCCTATCCAAAGATAACTTTTGACAAGGACATAGCCTTTAAAAATCCTGAAGTTGAATTTGTTTCTTTTGGACATCCTCTTTTTGAAGCATTGCTTGAGTGGGTTAAAAAAGAGTATCTTGGAAGTCTTCATCAGGGAGCTGTTTTTGAAGACCCTGAAGGAAGGCTTAACGGTTATGTATATTTTTACGAAGGAGAAATAAAAGATGGTAAGCGTGATGTAGCAGGGAAAAAATTAATAGCTTTATATGATGATGGAAAACAAATAAAAGAGCTTAATCCATCAATTATATGGGATCTTGTCCCGGCAAAAGCAAATAATCAATTTGAAATACTCAATAATAAAAAAGACCAGCTCAAAGACTTTGCCTATGAAGCCCTTAAATCCTACAAGGAAGAAATCCTTAAGGAAAGACAGAGGCAGGCTGATATAAAAAATAAATATGGAGTTACATCTCTTCAATATCTCATAAACGAGCTTGATGCAGATCTCGTAGAACTTTATGAAAGACAGGATAGAGGGGAAAAAGTTGATGTTGTCATAAGAAATAAAGAAGAAAGAAAAAAGCATTATGAACAGGCACTGAAGAATCTTCATAAAAGCATAGAACAGGAAACCAATCTTGTGGTATCTATGCCAAGGTTTGTTGGAGCAATATATGTAAAACCTGCAAAAGCAGAAATGGTTTCTGATGAAGAGATTGAAAAAATCGGAATGAAAATAGCAATGGAATATGAACTATCTCAGGGCAGACAGCCTGAGGATGTTTCAAAGGAGAACCTTGGCTTTGATATTAGGTCAAAGCCTGCCTGCCAAAGCCTTGGCGCAGGCAGTGGCAACGGACAGACAAGGTATATAGAAGTAAAAGCAAGACGGGATGAAGGTGAAGTGGCATTAACACCTAACGAATGGTTTAAAGCAAAAAGATTTAAAGAGCAATACTGGCTTTATGTTGTTTCCAATGCAGTTTCAAATCCTGTT
Protein-coding sequences here:
- the acs gene encoding acetate--CoA ligase, which translates into the protein MTQGIDVLLKEQRTFPPPKEISEKAYIKSMAEYEAIYKRSVEDPEGFWAEIAEQNISWYKKWDKVLDYDFNKPYIKWFINGKLNVSYNCLDRNLDSLRNKAALIWEADDGEVRTYTYWQLYREVNRFANVLKKLGIKKGDRVAVYLPMIPELPITMLACARIGAIHSVVFAGFSAQSLRDRINDCGAKILITANQGVRGGRIVPLKANTDQALEGTPSIEKVIVVKRTPNFVDMDPQRDFWWHDLMNDPEISNYCEPEVMDAEDPLFILYTSGSTGKPKGVLHTTGGYLVYVNITFKWVFDYKPEETFFCTADIGWVTGHSYIVYGPLSAGATSLMFEGVPTYPNPGRFWEIVEKHRVNIFYTAPTAIRALMREGQQWPYKYDLSSLRILGTVGEPINPEAWMWYYNHVGRQRCPIVDTWWQTETGGFMITPLPGAMTLKPGSATRPFFGVVPKVLKEDGSPAGVNEGGYLVIEKPWPGMLRGTWGDPENKRIKEVYFSRFPGKYFTGDGARVDEDGDYWLMGRIDDVINVSGHRIGTAEVESALVAHPAVAEAAVVGFPHEIKGEGIYVYVVLKEGYEPSKDLEKLLISHIRQMIGPIATPDKIQFAGGLPKTRSGKIMRRILRKIASGSIEELGDTSTLADPSVVEELVSGRK
- a CDS encoding helicase-related protein encodes the protein MLKEGSIVEAPFWPEPVEIKKIEERSNGLNIIGSTLYSRSHVDDIIPYDEVKKIKTKDFLLTFTGNAEEVFLAIEYLRFCYASLFDPFLAMNISKIDPLPFQIEAVYGYVLKLPKIRFLIADDPGAGKTIMAGLIVKELKLRGIINRILIVVPGHLKDQWRRELKEKFQETFTVVTRQVMDAHYGENIWERENQIITSIDFLRQEDILKTLTTIHWDLVIADEAHKMAAYSYANRVSKTHRYKVGEVLSKNTKHFLFLTATPHKGDPENYRLLLDLLEPGFFATTEMVQESIQKSENPLFIRRLKEDLRDFEGKPLFTNRYAKTLKFRLSEREKILYNKVSEYVLSQYNKAIQSDKRKNVAFALVILQRRLASSIYALNCSLRRRKQKLEQLSDIKPEVVFINMDKYEDYEDYEEAERWQEENNWETLSVAKNREELKMEIQILNELINLSEELIRNEEEVKLKQLREAIKEGFKKIEEINGNKKIIIFTESKDTMDYLYKKIKSWGYSVNFIHGGMALEQRIEAEKIFKNQTEVMVATEAAGEGINLQFCHIMINYDIPWNPNRLEQRIGRIHRYGQNKDVFMFNLVAEDTREGEVFSKLFDKLDEIKEALGTDKVFDIIGDVFYGKNLYQLIVDAITQAKTIDEIIKEIDIKIDENYIREIKEVLGESLATRHIDYTRIKEMAEKAKELRLIPEYVEEYFKKAFEKAGGKYKKRKDGFLSIELIPYEIKQIASDTNFKNKFGLIMSSYPKITFDKDIAFKNPEVEFVSFGHPLFEALLEWVKKEYLGSLHQGAVFEDPEGRLNGYVYFYEGEIKDGKRDVAGKKLIALYDDGKQIKELNPSIIWDLVPAKANNQFEILNNKKDQLKDFAYEALKSYKEEILKERQRQADIKNKYGVTSLQYLINELDADLVELYERQDRGEKVDVVIRNKEERKKHYEQALKNLHKSIEQETNLVVSMPRFVGAIYVKPAKAEMVSDEEIEKIGMKIAMEYELSQGRQPEDVSKENLGFDIRSKPACQSLGAGSGNGQTRYIEVKARRDEGEVALTPNEWFKAKRFKEQYWLYVVSNAVSNPVLTVINNPAENLNVHEKVEVVRFVVSLEEWKNKGVKA